ATTGGACGATAACTTCGAATACTGTAGCTTCAAGTACGAGAACAATTGTAGCAACGCGCTCACTTTCAGGTGGAACAGGAGATACAGCCTTTACCAACACTGCAGGAAGTATGAATATCTTTTTTGCAAAAGGTCCTTCTACCACTTTAGCGTATCATGGTTCAGGAACTGGAAATAGAGGATATGCCGTGTTAACAAAAGCTGCAACTTTAGGAGTTACCGATGTTTTGACGGAAAATAAAAAAGTTTATCTATATCCAAATCCGGCAAAGGAAACAATTGGTTTTAAAAATGCAGATAAAATTAAATCCGTTGATATTTACGACGCTAACGGTAGAAAAGTAAAAACAGTAAAAGTAGAAGGCGAAAAAATAAGTGTTTCTGATTTAAAATCTGGAAATTATTACTTTGAAATTAATCTAAAAGACGGATCTACGACTTATCAAAAATTAATTAAAGAATAAAATGAATGCCTCAGTGAAAACTGAGGCATTTTTTGATGATGATAATTTAGAACCTGTGATAAGAGTTCTCACTTAATGTCCAGAAGAAAGTTAGCAATTTTGAGTTGCTGTTCCATGTAAGAAAGATTTTTAGTAAAAACTTTATTTATTTAATTTTTCATAAACTTCAGCTAATTGATTTTCGTCTAATTTAAGTGTTGGAGAGGTTAATTTGATACTTTTCTTTGCTGTTGTTTCATAGTCGGTTTCTTTATTTAATCCTGTTTGTAAATATGTTCCTTTTTCTGAGTAATTGTTTTGAGTTACACAAAAGGTTATTTCTTTATCATCTGAAAACCTTTCGTCAACCTGCCAATATATTTTATATGAAAATGTATTTTTTATATTACTAATTAATGTTTTGGTATATCTTGTTTCGTCTTTTGTTTGTTGTTTCAAAGAAGTTAGAGTATTATTTTTATTGTATAAATAAAAAACATTCCAATTTTTTACAATACTTTCATTTTGCATATTCACTGTTGTTATTTTAGCTTTTAAAATTTTAAAATTCTTATTTTTATATTTTGCATTTGATTTGATATATTTTAAATCGTTTAGTTGATAAATATCTTCTTGTAAAAAATCATCTAATAAATCTACCAATTCTGAGATGTTTAGATTTTTCTTTAAATAAGAATAATACGACTGATTTAAAAAAAACGAACTCTTATTAATGTTAATACTTTTTAATTTGTCAGTAAATGATATATTCAAATTTTTAGTGACATTATCATTGTTTTTAATTATCAATTCTGCTTTATTAGATGAATTTTTTATGTATGTATATGAATTATAACTAGTATCGTCAGAATTTATAGGGCTGTTTTTTTTATACACCAAAATTGTATCTTTCGTTTTATTAAACGAATAGGTATAATAAAAAA
The sequence above is a segment of the Chryseobacterium turcicum genome. Coding sequences within it:
- a CDS encoding T9SS type A sorting domain-containing protein, which produces MKKVLLTLSIALANLAWAQFTTGTVTLSTGMTVKLDTSSTLATLTLTGPDTSFLGVGFGGTGTSGGMGNGVDGFIYNSASTTNTNLDYTFAGVGNTPNPDAVQDWTITSNTVASSTRTIVATRSLSGGTGDTAFTNTAGSMNIFFAKGPSTTLAYHGSGTGNRGYAVLTKAATLGVTDVLTENKKVYLYPNPAKETIGFKNADKIKSVDIYDANGRKVKTVKVEGEKISVSDLKSGNYYFEINLKDGSTTYQKLIKE